In one Micromonospora polyrhachis genomic region, the following are encoded:
- a CDS encoding DIP1984 family protein — protein sequence MKLAEALAERADAARRVEQLRARITTNARYQEGETPSEDAHRLLVEVDDVLETLEVLIRRINRTNATVTMGDDGTLTDALARRDVLRMRHSVVTAAADAAAGSQRGHAVRQLRSELAMVSALPVAQLREQADRLAREIRELDVRIQRTNWEADLLD from the coding sequence GTGAAGCTTGCCGAGGCGCTGGCTGAACGGGCGGACGCAGCTCGCCGGGTGGAACAACTTCGTGCGCGCATCACCACCAATGCGCGGTACCAGGAGGGCGAGACGCCGTCCGAGGATGCGCATCGACTGCTGGTCGAGGTCGATGACGTGCTGGAGACGCTTGAAGTGCTGATCCGCCGGATCAACCGGACCAACGCCACTGTCACGATGGGCGACGACGGTACGTTGACCGATGCGCTCGCCCGTCGGGACGTACTCCGAATGCGTCACTCGGTGGTCACCGCCGCTGCGGACGCGGCGGCCGGCAGCCAGCGTGGCCATGCGGTGCGGCAGTTGAGGTCCGAGCTGGCGATGGTCTCCGCTCTTCCCGTCGCGCAGCTACGCGAGCAGGCCGACCGGCTCGCGCGGGAGATCCGCGAACTGGACGTACGGATCCAACGCACCAACTGGGAGGCCGACCTCCTGGACTAG
- a CDS encoding sigma-70 family RNA polymerase sigma factor produces the protein MRRDEDEGRRQFSEYFAARREAVRHTAYLICGDWHWADDLTQAAFIRVATAWHRIRDPQAVDAFVRTCLVRTYLSETRRVWRRRERSVAQMPDQASGNDDAESATRRVLFAQALRQVPPRQRVTLVCRFYQGLDVAETAAALGCSEGTVKDR, from the coding sequence ATGCGACGTGACGAGGATGAGGGTCGGCGCCAGTTCAGCGAGTACTTCGCTGCCCGGCGTGAGGCGGTCCGGCATACCGCGTACCTGATCTGCGGTGACTGGCACTGGGCGGATGATCTGACCCAGGCTGCGTTCATCCGGGTCGCCACAGCCTGGCATCGGATTCGTGACCCGCAGGCGGTGGATGCGTTCGTCCGGACCTGCCTGGTGCGGACGTACTTGTCCGAGACCCGGCGAGTGTGGCGGCGCCGCGAGCGCTCAGTGGCGCAGATGCCGGATCAGGCCAGCGGGAACGACGACGCCGAGTCGGCGACCCGTCGGGTGCTCTTCGCTCAGGCGTTGCGGCAGGTGCCGCCTCGTCAGCGGGTCACTCTCGTCTGCCGGTTCTATCAGGGACTCGACGTGGCCGAGACGGCCGCCGCGTTGGGCTGCTCGGAGGGCACTGTCAAGGATCGTTAG
- a CDS encoding recombinase family protein, producing the protein MRYQRASQDKKEQGKSVSDQGNLNLAEIHRNGWSEAASFTDNNLSASRHATKEREDFERMMDGIRAGRYDVLVVWEVSRKERDLAVFVKIRDLCHEVGLYFWLVGGVLFDLRDKNDRMMLGFQAVQAEWLADSIRDNVLRGINGAAEAGRPHGKVTYGYRRIYDQRTKALLRQEPDTETRQAVAADGTVTEYSHAQVVRDNFRKISEGMPLTVREAELNQLGIPAPQGGVWRRGVLRKQVMNPAYIGKRVLRGEIVGDGIWPALVDEETYWSVVRMLADPSRTTTRPARAVHLLSYIVRCGVCGGPLSSQKVNRHGWTGQVYSCLHKRCAAVKAEYLDEYVQRVVVAWLSRPDVYEILSTAGASDEEAAFARAEAQRLRGELEDWRKLGEEGDVTAIAYARAEKRLLAKIAEHEQRAAEAGVPAVLRGRIGDQAVPAWQVLGDDVAVKREIIRLVADIKLLRAGFKGERRSFGRHRLDWRWKFGPQDQQAA; encoded by the coding sequence GTGCGGTATCAGCGGGCAAGTCAGGATAAGAAGGAACAGGGTAAGAGCGTCAGCGACCAGGGCAACCTGAACCTGGCCGAGATCCACCGCAACGGATGGTCGGAAGCGGCCTCGTTCACAGACAACAACCTGTCGGCGAGTCGCCACGCGACGAAGGAGCGCGAGGACTTCGAGCGGATGATGGACGGCATCCGCGCTGGCCGCTACGACGTCCTCGTCGTGTGGGAGGTGTCCCGCAAGGAACGCGACCTCGCCGTCTTTGTCAAGATCCGCGACCTGTGCCACGAGGTCGGCCTCTACTTCTGGCTGGTCGGCGGGGTGCTGTTCGACCTGCGGGACAAGAACGACCGGATGATGCTCGGCTTCCAAGCGGTGCAGGCCGAATGGCTGGCCGATTCGATCCGCGACAACGTGCTGCGCGGCATCAACGGTGCCGCCGAAGCGGGCCGACCGCACGGGAAGGTCACCTACGGGTACCGGCGGATCTACGACCAGCGCACCAAAGCGTTGCTGCGCCAGGAACCGGACACGGAGACCCGCCAGGCGGTCGCCGCAGACGGCACGGTCACCGAGTACTCGCACGCGCAGGTGGTGCGGGACAACTTTCGCAAGATCTCCGAAGGCATGCCACTGACCGTGCGGGAAGCCGAGTTGAACCAGCTCGGCATCCCCGCGCCGCAGGGTGGTGTCTGGCGGCGCGGGGTCTTGCGCAAGCAGGTGATGAACCCGGCCTACATTGGCAAACGGGTGCTGCGCGGGGAGATCGTCGGTGACGGGATCTGGCCCGCCCTGGTGGACGAGGAAACCTACTGGTCGGTGGTACGGATGCTGGCCGACCCGTCCCGCACGACCACCCGCCCCGCCCGCGCGGTCCACCTGCTGTCGTACATCGTGCGCTGCGGCGTCTGCGGCGGGCCGTTGTCGTCGCAGAAGGTGAACCGGCACGGCTGGACCGGCCAGGTGTACTCCTGCCTGCACAAGCGGTGCGCCGCGGTGAAGGCCGAGTATTTGGACGAGTACGTGCAGCGGGTGGTGGTGGCGTGGCTGTCCCGCCCCGACGTGTACGAGATCCTCTCCACCGCTGGCGCCAGTGACGAGGAGGCCGCGTTCGCCCGTGCGGAGGCGCAACGGTTGCGGGGGGAGTTGGAGGACTGGCGCAAGCTCGGCGAGGAGGGCGACGTCACCGCGATCGCCTACGCCCGCGCGGAGAAGCGCCTGCTGGCGAAGATCGCCGAGCACGAGCAACGCGCCGCCGAGGCCGGGGTTCCCGCCGTGCTGCGCGGACGGATCGGGGATCAGGCTGTACCGGCGTGGCAGGTACTCGGAGACGACGTCGCGGTCAAGCGGGAGATCATCCGCCTCGTCGCGGACATCAAGCTCCTGCGGGCCGGGTTCAAGGGCGAACGGCGATCGTTCGGCCGCCACCGCCTCGACTGGCGGTGGAAGTTCGGCCCGCAGGACCAGCAGGCAGCCTGA
- a CDS encoding nuclear transport factor 2 family protein yields METRAAAQRWARTWATAWPVKDVAAIVALQAEEGDHWASMFRPYRGRDGLREYVTECFAEETRPAETWFAEPQVDGATAAVEYWVVLYVDEKPTTISGCTVLRFDESGLVTEARDYSHVREGRHLPPDGLFD; encoded by the coding sequence ATGGAAACTCGTGCGGCGGCCCAGCGCTGGGCCCGGACGTGGGCGACGGCCTGGCCGGTCAAGGACGTGGCGGCGATCGTCGCCCTGCAGGCCGAAGAGGGCGACCACTGGGCATCGATGTTCCGGCCCTACCGGGGGCGGGACGGGCTTCGGGAATACGTCACGGAGTGCTTCGCCGAGGAGACTCGCCCCGCCGAGACCTGGTTCGCCGAGCCGCAGGTCGACGGCGCTACGGCAGCCGTGGAGTACTGGGTGGTGCTCTACGTCGACGAGAAGCCGACCACCATCTCCGGCTGTACGGTGCTGCGCTTCGACGAGTCCGGCCTGGTGACGGAGGCCCGGGACTATTCACACGTCAGGGAAGGGCGGCACCTGCCCCCGGACGGCCTCTTCGACTAG
- a CDS encoding IS630 family transposase has translation MPRTGRPTPPLTLTDEERATLTRWSRRAKSSQVLAMRSRIILACAEGASNVDVATELGVHLSTVGKWRRRFLKLRLDGLIDEQRPGRPPSISLDQVEQVVVATLEQVPRNATHWSRTSMAERSGLSKSTIGRIWRDFGLKPHRADTFKLSTDPQFMEKVVDVVGLYHNPPERAVVLCVDEKSQIQALDRSQPVLPMMPGMPERRTHDYVRNGITSLFAAFNVADGTVIGQLHRQHRATEFQKFLTAIDKTVPADLDIHLICDNYGTHKTPAIRAWLARHPRFHMHFTPTGSSWLNQVERWFGYLTEQKIRRGAHKSVRSLEADIRAWITDWNSNPRPFIWTKTAEEILESLARFCRRISGAGH, from the coding sequence ATGCCAAGAACCGGGCGTCCGACCCCACCGTTGACGCTGACGGACGAAGAGCGGGCGACGTTGACGCGCTGGTCACGGCGGGCGAAGTCGTCGCAGGTTCTGGCGATGCGGTCACGGATCATCCTGGCGTGTGCCGAGGGCGCCTCGAACGTCGACGTGGCGACGGAGCTGGGTGTCCATCTGTCCACTGTGGGTAAGTGGCGGCGGCGGTTCCTGAAGCTGCGGCTCGACGGCCTTATCGACGAGCAACGGCCGGGCCGCCCGCCGTCGATCAGCCTGGACCAGGTGGAACAGGTGGTGGTCGCGACTCTGGAGCAGGTACCACGCAACGCCACGCACTGGTCCCGCACGTCAATGGCCGAGCGATCCGGGCTGTCGAAGTCCACCATCGGGCGAATCTGGCGGGACTTCGGCCTCAAGCCACACCGGGCGGACACGTTCAAACTGTCCACCGATCCGCAGTTCATGGAGAAGGTCGTTGACGTGGTCGGCCTGTACCACAACCCGCCGGAACGGGCCGTGGTGCTGTGCGTCGACGAGAAATCCCAGATCCAGGCCTTGGACCGCTCCCAGCCGGTACTGCCGATGATGCCCGGCATGCCGGAACGCCGCACCCACGACTACGTCCGTAACGGCATCACCAGCCTGTTCGCCGCGTTCAACGTCGCCGACGGCACCGTGATCGGCCAACTCCACCGCCAGCACCGCGCCACCGAGTTCCAGAAGTTCCTGACCGCGATCGACAAGACCGTGCCCGCCGACCTCGACATCCACCTGATCTGCGACAACTACGGCACCCACAAGACCCCGGCCATCCGGGCCTGGCTCGCCAGACACCCCCGCTTCCACATGCACTTCACCCCGACCGGCTCGTCCTGGCTCAACCAGGTCGAACGCTGGTTCGGCTACCTCACCGAACAAAAGATCCGTCGTGGCGCGCACAAGAGTGTCCGGTCCCTTGAGGCGGACATTCGGGCGTGGATCACCGACTGGAACAGCAATCCACGTCCCTTCATCTGGACCAAGACCGCCGAAGAGATCCTCGAATCACTCGCACGATTTTGTAGGCGAATTTCTGGCGCAGGACACTAG
- a CDS encoding DinB family protein, whose amino-acid sequence MPVARVDLLTRQLDIAWALLEYHLADLDDTVCHWEPAPVCWAVRPDEHGRWVADWAVPEPDPVPAVSVGWVTWHIGYWWTTTLGHCFGSGAPEREEITWPGSMAAATDWLRGLRDDWRANLLPLTDADLDSVERTAGLPWGEKLTLADVAGWVNIELTKNVAEIGLVRNLYRVQH is encoded by the coding sequence ATGCCGGTAGCGCGCGTGGATCTGCTGACCCGACAACTCGACATCGCCTGGGCGCTGCTCGAATACCACTTGGCCGACCTGGACGACACGGTCTGCCACTGGGAGCCGGCACCGGTCTGCTGGGCCGTACGACCGGACGAGCACGGTCGCTGGGTGGCCGACTGGGCGGTGCCCGAGCCGGACCCGGTGCCGGCCGTCTCCGTCGGCTGGGTGACCTGGCACATCGGCTACTGGTGGACGACCACCCTCGGGCACTGCTTCGGCTCCGGGGCACCTGAACGTGAAGAGATCACCTGGCCGGGCAGCATGGCGGCGGCGACCGACTGGCTACGCGGTCTGCGAGACGACTGGCGGGCGAACCTGCTGCCGCTCACCGATGCCGACCTCGACTCCGTCGAGCGGACCGCCGGGCTGCCCTGGGGCGAGAAGCTGACGCTGGCCGACGTGGCGGGTTGGGTCAACATCGAGTTGACCAAGAACGTCGCCGAGATCGGCCTGGTGCGAAACCTCTACCGGGTACAGCACTAG
- a CDS encoding IS630 family transposase: MADPVRVRRLSDQEGQQLLRITRRGTGSAIRLRRAMVVLASAGGNTVPAIARLVQADEDTIRQVIHRFNEMGMASLDPQWAGGRPRQISPDDQAFIVETANTRPEKLGKPFTRWSVRKLADYLGSHTARPIRIGRERLRQILHQQKITFQRTKTWKESTDPDRDTKLARIEYVSSHFPQRVFAFDEFGPLTIRPQAGAGWAPARHPHRLPANYHKLHGVRQFHGCYSIGDDQLWGVVRCRKSAVNTLAALKSIRAARPDGAPIYVILDNLSAHKGLKIRRWAARNKVELCFTPTYASWANPIEAQFGPLRTFVIAGSNHPNHPTLTRKLQTYLRWRNANTRHPDVLAAQRRERARIRSERQRQWGQPATRAA, translated from the coding sequence GTGGCAGATCCTGTACGTGTGCGGCGGCTCAGTGACCAGGAGGGTCAGCAGCTGCTCAGAATTACTCGCCGGGGAACCGGTTCAGCGATCCGACTACGGCGGGCGATGGTCGTGCTCGCCTCGGCCGGCGGGAACACGGTGCCGGCGATCGCCCGCCTCGTCCAAGCCGACGAGGACACGATCCGGCAGGTCATCCACCGGTTCAACGAGATGGGGATGGCCAGCCTGGACCCTCAGTGGGCGGGTGGCCGTCCCCGCCAGATCAGTCCTGACGATCAAGCGTTCATCGTCGAGACGGCCAACACCCGCCCCGAGAAGCTGGGGAAACCGTTCACCCGCTGGAGTGTGCGTAAGCTCGCCGACTACCTGGGCTCGCATACTGCCCGCCCGATCCGTATCGGGCGGGAGCGGCTGCGGCAGATCCTGCACCAGCAGAAGATCACCTTCCAGCGGACAAAAACGTGGAAGGAGTCCACCGACCCTGACCGGGACACCAAACTCGCCCGGATCGAGTACGTGAGCAGCCACTTCCCGCAGCGGGTGTTCGCGTTCGACGAGTTCGGTCCCCTCACGATCCGCCCGCAGGCCGGCGCCGGGTGGGCACCGGCCCGACACCCACACCGGCTGCCCGCGAACTATCACAAACTGCACGGCGTCCGGCAGTTCCACGGCTGCTACAGCATCGGTGACGACCAACTCTGGGGCGTCGTCCGATGCCGCAAGAGTGCCGTGAACACCCTCGCCGCACTCAAGTCGATCCGCGCCGCCCGTCCGGACGGGGCACCGATCTACGTGATCCTGGACAACCTGTCCGCACACAAAGGCCTCAAAATTCGCAGGTGGGCAGCCCGGAACAAGGTCGAGTTGTGCTTCACCCCGACCTACGCCTCCTGGGCCAACCCGATCGAGGCCCAGTTCGGGCCGCTACGCACCTTCGTCATCGCCGGCTCGAACCACCCCAACCACCCCACGCTGACCCGGAAACTGCAGACCTACCTGCGCTGGCGCAACGCCAACACCCGCCACCCCGACGTCCTGGCAGCCCAACGCCGCGAACGCGCCCGCATTCGCAGCGAACGACAACGACAATGGGGCCAACCCGCCACCCGCGCAGCCTGA